In Chitinophaga sp. HK235, a single window of DNA contains:
- a CDS encoding cobyric acid synthase: MKQLRPVMFVGTASDVGKSVIAAGFCRIFKQDGYMPAPFKAQNMSLNSYATPEGLEIGRAQAVQAEAAGVPCHTDMNPVLLKPTNDKSSQLVLHGKPAGNQTAWEYFMQDDKRRLFEEVKGAFDRLSERYNPVVMEGAGSISELNLRHRDITNMRMALHAGAAVYLISDIDRGGVFGSVYGTIALLPPEEKALIKGIIINKFRGDIRLFEDGRKQLETLTGIPVTGVLPYYQDIHIEEEDSVALSLKHKRQTTGRINIAVVLLRHMSNFTDFNVLEKDERVNIFYTDNPADIVTADIVIIPGSKNTMSDLVAIKNNGTARAITEAFKRNKVVIGICGGYQMMGMSVEDPHGVEGEPGSMPGLGILPVSTVLTREKITRQRRFTYRQQAASCEGYEIHMGHTTGETSSPLNVLDDGQPDGYFLSNRCWGTYLHGILDNTAVLDDLLAACGKTVTTAQSFDYRAFRSAQYDKLAAHIRQHLDMESVYKAICL; encoded by the coding sequence ATGAAACAACTCCGGCCGGTTATGTTTGTAGGCACTGCCTCTGATGTGGGCAAAAGCGTGATTGCTGCCGGGTTTTGCCGTATATTTAAACAGGATGGGTATATGCCGGCGCCCTTTAAGGCGCAGAATATGTCACTCAACAGCTATGCTACGCCGGAAGGGCTTGAAATAGGCCGCGCACAGGCCGTACAGGCAGAAGCGGCCGGCGTGCCCTGTCATACCGATATGAACCCGGTATTGCTGAAACCTACCAATGATAAAAGCTCTCAGCTGGTACTGCATGGGAAACCGGCAGGTAATCAAACAGCCTGGGAATACTTTATGCAGGACGACAAACGCCGGCTCTTTGAAGAGGTGAAAGGCGCTTTCGACAGACTGTCGGAGCGCTACAACCCTGTGGTGATGGAAGGTGCAGGCAGTATATCCGAACTGAACCTGCGCCATCGTGATATTACCAATATGCGGATGGCCCTGCATGCAGGTGCTGCTGTATACCTGATCTCGGATATCGACAGAGGTGGTGTCTTCGGAAGTGTATATGGTACAATTGCCCTGCTGCCACCGGAAGAAAAGGCCCTGATCAAAGGTATTATCATCAACAAATTCCGCGGCGACATACGCCTCTTTGAAGATGGCCGCAAACAACTGGAAACACTGACCGGTATACCGGTAACGGGCGTATTGCCCTATTATCAGGATATTCATATTGAAGAAGAAGATTCGGTAGCACTATCGCTGAAGCATAAACGGCAGACCACCGGAAGAATCAATATCGCTGTGGTATTGCTCCGGCATATGTCGAACTTTACGGATTTTAATGTATTGGAGAAAGATGAGCGGGTAAATATTTTTTATACAGATAATCCCGCAGATATTGTTACAGCAGATATCGTGATTATCCCGGGCAGTAAAAATACAATGTCCGATCTGGTGGCAATCAAAAATAATGGAACAGCAAGGGCTATAACGGAAGCGTTTAAACGAAATAAAGTGGTGATCGGTATCTGTGGCGGTTATCAGATGATGGGTATGTCTGTTGAAGATCCGCATGGTGTGGAAGGAGAGCCCGGCAGTATGCCCGGACTGGGGATATTACCGGTCAGCACAGTCCTCACCCGCGAGAAGATCACCCGGCAGCGCCGTTTTACTTACCGGCAGCAGGCTGCTTCCTGTGAAGGGTATGAGATCCATATGGGACATACAACAGGAGAAACATCTTCACCGCTGAATGTACTGGATGATGGACAGCCCGATGGATATTTTCTCAGCAACAGGTGCTGGGGCACCTACCTGCATGGTATCCTCGACAATACCGCCGTACTGGACGATTTGCTGGCTGCCTGCGGGAAAACAGTGACTACCGCTCAAAGCTTCGACTATCGTGCTTTCCGGTCGGCTCAATATGATAAACTGGCCGCTCATATCCGGCAACATCTCGATATGGAATCGGTGTATAAAGCTATTTGTTTATGA
- a CDS encoding histidinol-phosphate transaminase: MIQGHGDDAYLFNHPIVADFSSNVWYGGTQEKLVQHIAGKVSGVGHYPDAGAVKLQQQIEQREELTPGMVMVTNGGTEAIYLVAQAFSGATTTVVVPSFAEYADACKLHKHELSYFFWEKLAPDTRFITDLVFICNPNNPTAQVMSEEGMLQLIQFNNRTIFIIDEAYIQFTRNAITLLPRLHQLSNVLIVRSLTKTCCIPGLRLGYLAGQKPLLDKVRAFRMPWSVNSLALEAGYYIMDHPEEFELPLDSLLADTYQLWEGVRKMPEFKAYPTHTHYFLFETLTGTAAALKLWLVNNYGILIRDASNFYGLEQGHCRVACRNEEDNQLLITALHQWTLS, encoded by the coding sequence ATGATACAAGGACACGGAGATGATGCATACCTGTTCAACCACCCTATTGTAGCTGATTTCAGCTCAAATGTATGGTATGGCGGCACACAGGAAAAACTGGTACAGCATATTGCGGGCAAAGTCAGTGGTGTCGGCCACTACCCGGATGCAGGGGCTGTTAAACTGCAGCAGCAGATAGAACAACGGGAAGAACTGACACCCGGTATGGTGATGGTGACCAACGGAGGCACAGAAGCTATTTACCTGGTGGCACAGGCTTTCAGCGGCGCAACCACGACGGTGGTGGTACCTTCCTTCGCGGAATATGCTGACGCCTGCAAACTCCATAAGCATGAACTGAGTTACTTTTTCTGGGAGAAGCTGGCGCCTGATACCCGGTTTATTACCGATCTGGTGTTTATCTGTAATCCCAACAATCCTACGGCCCAGGTGATGAGTGAAGAGGGAATGCTGCAGCTGATACAGTTCAATAACCGCACTATATTTATCATTGACGAAGCCTATATACAATTCACCCGTAATGCCATTACGTTGTTGCCTCGCCTGCATCAACTGTCTAATGTGCTGATTGTACGGTCGCTCACCAAAACCTGCTGCATCCCCGGGCTGCGCTTAGGATACCTGGCAGGACAAAAGCCGCTGCTGGACAAGGTAAGGGCGTTCAGAATGCCCTGGTCGGTCAACAGCCTGGCTTTGGAAGCCGGTTATTATATCATGGACCATCCGGAAGAATTTGAGCTGCCGCTGGACTCCTTGCTGGCAGATACTTACCAGCTCTGGGAAGGAGTACGGAAAATGCCTGAGTTCAAAGCGTATCCTACCCATACCCACTACTTCCTGTTTGAAACTCTCACGGGTACTGCGGCTGCCCTGAAACTATGGCTGGTCAATAACTACGGGATACTGATCCGGGATGCCTCCAATTTTTATGGCCTGGAACAGGGACACTGCCGCGTAGCATGCCGCAACGAGGAAGATAATCAGTTACTCATCACTGCCCTGCATCAATGGACGCTTTCGTAA
- the cbiB gene encoding adenosylcobinamide-phosphate synthase CbiB, whose protein sequence is MDAFVKFVLPLLLGYLLDLLLGDPRSWPHPVKFFGHLIGYTERLLNRGHGRLWKGALMTLGLCAAVFICFYLAQHWLEQWPWAWLAFTTVFVFFALANKSLLLEGREVFDTLHQQGLEAGRKRLSWIVGRDTTALSPNQIRVAVMESMSENLSDGVIAPLFYYALLGLPGMMLYKMINTLDSMVGYKNDRYYYFGRVAARLDDVANFIPARITALLMVLVSGSRRAAQYIIRFGRSHASPNSGYPEAALAGILNCRFGGPNTYHGRVVEKPYIGEQPRDIAHHEFSKVMYVNHATTLVMIFIILLFYYLII, encoded by the coding sequence ATGGACGCTTTCGTAAAATTCGTATTACCCTTACTGTTAGGTTATCTGCTGGACCTGTTGCTGGGAGATCCCCGCAGCTGGCCACATCCCGTGAAGTTTTTTGGTCACCTGATCGGCTATACGGAACGGCTGCTGAACCGTGGCCATGGCCGTTTGTGGAAAGGGGCGCTGATGACGCTGGGCCTTTGTGCCGCTGTGTTTATCTGTTTTTATCTGGCGCAGCACTGGCTGGAACAATGGCCCTGGGCCTGGCTGGCCTTTACCACTGTTTTTGTGTTTTTTGCGCTGGCCAATAAAAGCCTGCTGCTGGAAGGAAGGGAGGTGTTTGATACGCTGCACCAGCAGGGCCTGGAGGCTGGCCGTAAACGGTTGTCCTGGATTGTTGGCCGTGATACCACAGCTTTATCACCTAACCAGATACGGGTGGCGGTAATGGAGTCTATGTCTGAAAACCTCAGTGATGGCGTGATTGCTCCGTTGTTTTATTATGCGCTGCTGGGCCTGCCGGGTATGATGTTATATAAGATGATCAATACCCTCGATTCGATGGTGGGTTATAAAAATGATCGTTACTATTATTTTGGAAGAGTGGCTGCCCGCCTGGATGATGTGGCCAATTTTATCCCGGCCAGGATTACGGCCTTGCTGATGGTGCTGGTGTCAGGTAGCCGCCGTGCGGCACAGTACATCATCCGTTTTGGCAGGTCACATGCCAGCCCCAATTCCGGTTATCCGGAGGCGGCCCTGGCAGGTATTCTCAACTGTCGTTTCGGAGGTCCCAATACCTACCACGGCAGGGTGGTGGAGAAACCTTATATCGGCGAACAACCCCGGGATATCGCTCATCACGAATTCAGCAAGGTGATGTACGTTAATCACGCAACCACGCTGGTGATGATATTTATTATTTTATTATTTTATTATTTGATTATTTAG
- a CDS encoding ferredoxin, with the protein MGKDLQKVKRIAFICNGNSCLKKGAEDTTLQLRAAISDNNLHEEVHTIRTRCTGQCEHGPIVFIHPDGTWYKEMYPENTSNLVISHFLNDKPVSEAIFFGEETTIR; encoded by the coding sequence ATGGGCAAAGATCTTCAAAAAGTTAAACGCATCGCGTTTATCTGCAACGGTAATTCCTGCCTCAAAAAAGGCGCGGAAGACACCACCCTGCAGCTCAGAGCTGCTATCTCAGACAACAACCTGCATGAGGAAGTGCATACCATCCGCACACGATGCACCGGTCAATGCGAACACGGACCGATTGTTTTTATCCATCCCGACGGGACCTGGTATAAGGAAATGTATCCGGAAAATACCAGTAATCTCGTTATCAGCCACTTCCTGAACGACAAACCGGTCAGCGAAGCTATCTTTTTTGGAGAAGAAACAACTATCCGTTAA